The following coding sequences lie in one Candidatus Brocadia sp. genomic window:
- a CDS encoding TetR/AcrR family transcriptional regulator, with protein sequence MQIRKSTEIRRQQIVDIIRTIISSKGIERVTISEIAGEIGTTKGAIYRHFKSKRDILSLLIDNVEETLMEALDKAMAEKDPIQNLKNILLAQLILAKTRRKTSFIVIMGAMQFSDPFIRRKISQLIQKYLRRIEKLLVSALKLGLIKKDINPTTSAIVFMGLIQSTITVWSYKNFRFVPQKIHADLWDVYKRGIGI encoded by the coding sequence GTGCAGATCAGAAAATCTACGGAGATTAGGAGACAGCAAATTGTGGACATTATTCGAACTATTATTTCTTCCAAAGGAATTGAACGTGTTACCATAAGTGAAATAGCCGGAGAAATAGGAACGACCAAGGGGGCTATTTACCGGCATTTTAAGAGCAAAAGAGATATATTAAGTCTGTTAATAGATAATGTTGAGGAAACCCTCATGGAGGCCTTAGATAAGGCAATGGCAGAAAAAGACCCAATACAAAATCTGAAAAATATCTTGCTTGCCCAACTTATTCTTGCAAAAACCCGACGCAAAACATCCTTTATTGTTATCATGGGGGCTATGCAGTTTAGTGATCCCTTCATACGAAGAAAGATTTCGCAATTGATACAAAAGTATCTCCGGAGAATAGAAAAGTTACTTGTCAGTGCTCTAAAATTAGGATTGATAAAAAAAGACATTAATCCAACGACATCTGCAATCGTATTTATGGGACTTATTCAGTCTACGATAACTGTGTGGTCATATAAAAATTTCAGATTTGTACCTCAAAAAATTCATGCGGATCTGTGGGATGTTTACAAACGCGGAATAGGCATTTAA
- a CDS encoding NarK/NasA family nitrate transporter, whose protein sequence is MNMLANESIQTPNGNTRVMILATLAFALCFAGWTLFAPLAIYFQEEFNLSSTSVGLLLATPVLLGSLAKIPMGIVTDKFGGRLVFTIMLLFGAVSLFFTGFAHSYGFLLVCGLFFGLIGSSFAVGIPHVSEWYPKKKQGFALGVYGVGNAGTALSAFGAPFIAESLGWNKAFIIYAIPLLLMAFVYWFFTSNAPKSVNVKVSTLSDKLKLFKSSRLAWVFCLFYFMFFGFFVCFSIWLPSYLCDFYNISPVKAGGFTSIFVFLSSFTRILGGYLGDRFNGRKIMVLLTVIVLVIAVFLNLNVSLATSLVVFYVMGTCLGIGNGVVYKLVAEYFPKDTGAVGGLVGAAGGLGGFFLPIILGTIKDYTNNYSLGYIFVSLVCLMCLSFMEEKTLTNAHRNVAPAMH, encoded by the coding sequence ATGAATATGTTAGCAAATGAATCGATACAAACACCTAATGGCAATACAAGGGTAATGATACTCGCAACCTTAGCATTTGCATTATGCTTTGCTGGTTGGACACTGTTTGCCCCTTTGGCAATATATTTTCAGGAAGAATTTAATCTGTCTTCCACATCAGTAGGATTATTACTTGCAACTCCGGTATTACTTGGTTCCCTCGCCAAAATTCCTATGGGTATTGTGACAGACAAGTTTGGCGGGAGACTCGTTTTTACGATTATGCTTCTGTTCGGGGCCGTATCTCTGTTTTTTACTGGTTTTGCGCATAGTTACGGCTTCTTGTTAGTGTGTGGCTTATTTTTTGGTTTAATAGGTTCTTCATTCGCGGTTGGAATCCCGCATGTTTCAGAATGGTATCCAAAGAAGAAACAAGGCTTTGCATTGGGAGTTTATGGCGTGGGAAACGCCGGCACTGCCCTCTCGGCTTTTGGAGCGCCTTTTATCGCAGAATCTTTGGGATGGAATAAGGCATTTATCATTTATGCAATCCCATTGCTCTTGATGGCATTTGTCTACTGGTTTTTTACTTCCAATGCCCCAAAATCAGTAAATGTTAAGGTTTCTACCCTAAGCGATAAACTGAAACTCTTCAAATCTTCCAGGCTGGCCTGGGTCTTTTGCTTGTTTTATTTCATGTTTTTTGGATTCTTCGTGTGCTTTTCGATATGGCTGCCATCGTATCTTTGTGATTTTTATAATATTTCCCCAGTAAAGGCCGGGGGGTTCACATCGATATTTGTTTTTCTTTCTTCATTTACCCGAATTCTGGGGGGATATCTCGGTGACAGATTCAATGGAAGAAAAATAATGGTGCTTCTTACGGTAATTGTGCTTGTCATAGCGGTATTCCTCAATTTAAACGTATCACTGGCAACCTCACTTGTGGTGTTCTATGTTATGGGAACTTGTCTCGGCATTGGCAATGGTGTTGTCTACAAACTCGTGGCAGAATACTTTCCAAAAGATACGGGGGCAGTGGGGGGGCTGGTAGGTGCAGCAGGCGGCCTCGGTGGTTTCTTTCTCCCTATAATTTTAGGCACAATTAAAGATTATACCAACAATTATTCTCTCGGGTATATCTTCGTGTCCCTCGTTTGTCTCATGTGTCTTTCATTTATGGAAGAAAAAACCCTGACAAATGCACACCGAAATGTAGCACCTGCAATGCACTGA
- a CDS encoding PAS domain-containing protein, with amino-acid sequence MDNLQVSTKSVPKMLPDIKDAKGWYEYEPSYDGVITHIDTSGARLFGFHSADDVIGKQVKELYAHPFDHEKTLSMLFRDGQVYGYFTLMKTKNDTLFYIKQTSSLITEGLYKCPLKVKTEFILFQYVHSS; translated from the coding sequence ATGGATAATCTGCAGGTATCAACAAAGAGCGTACCAAAAATGCTTCCTGATATAAAGGATGCAAAGGGTTGGTATGAGTATGAGCCTTCTTACGATGGCGTCATTACTCATATTGATACCAGTGGTGCAAGGCTTTTTGGATTTCATTCAGCCGATGATGTAATCGGGAAGCAAGTCAAAGAATTGTATGCGCATCCATTTGACCATGAAAAGACATTGTCTATGCTCTTTCGGGATGGGCAAGTATATGGTTATTTTACTTTAATGAAGACAAAAAATGATACCTTGTTTTACATAAAGCAAACAAGTTCTTTAATCACGGAAGGATTATATAAATGTCCATTAAAGGTAAAGACCGAATTTATACTTTTTCAGTATGTACACTCAAGTTAA